The following coding sequences lie in one Actinomyces capricornis genomic window:
- a CDS encoding MFS transporter, producing the protein MTDSTETTYLRWYNKVGYGSGDVAGNVVYALLSAFLMIYLTDTAGLNPGIIGTLMMVSRVFDGFSDIIFGRLLDRTRTRMGRARPWMLWGFVGCAAMIIALFAIPAALGEGAKYAWFFITYTLLNSVFYTANNIAYSALTALITKSSAERVQMGSIRFMFAFGTSLLIQSITVQGVEMLGGGAQGWRAMAIIYAVIGLAVNTLSVLSVTELPPEELDEQDGGAQGADEERLSLRQSVRLLLSNKYYLIILVVFLLTQVFTAMLNMGIYFMTYVLGDADLLGIFAWAINIPLIVGLLATPVVVRRTGGMYRVNIAGYAVAVLGRLGVVVAAYMGSIPLMLAFSALASIGMSPLQGTLNALIAEASEHTRLRTGHRIDGLMFSCTSLGVKVGGGIGTALSGWLLAASGYIGGAEAQPASAIQMLYVMYVWLPLAATAVILLLLSRLDVERANAGLRQREGSAG; encoded by the coding sequence CGACACTGCCGGCCTCAACCCCGGGATCATCGGCACCCTGATGATGGTCTCCCGGGTCTTCGACGGATTCTCCGATATCATCTTCGGCCGGCTCCTGGACCGGACCCGCACCCGGATGGGCCGGGCCCGGCCGTGGATGCTGTGGGGATTCGTGGGCTGCGCGGCGATGATCATCGCGCTCTTCGCCATCCCCGCGGCCCTGGGGGAGGGCGCCAAGTACGCCTGGTTCTTCATCACCTACACCCTGCTCAACTCCGTGTTCTACACGGCTAACAACATCGCCTACTCGGCCCTGACGGCACTGATCACGAAGAGCAGCGCGGAGCGGGTGCAGATGGGCTCCATCCGATTCATGTTCGCCTTCGGCACCAGCCTGCTCATCCAGTCCATCACCGTCCAGGGCGTGGAGATGCTCGGCGGCGGGGCGCAGGGGTGGCGCGCCATGGCGATCATCTACGCCGTCATCGGCCTGGCGGTCAACACCCTGTCGGTGCTCAGCGTCACGGAGCTGCCCCCCGAGGAGCTCGATGAGCAGGACGGGGGCGCCCAGGGCGCGGATGAGGAGCGGCTCAGCCTGAGGCAGTCGGTGCGCCTGCTTCTGAGCAACAAGTACTACCTCATCATCCTCGTGGTCTTCCTGCTCACCCAGGTCTTCACCGCAATGCTCAACATGGGCATCTACTTCATGACCTATGTCCTGGGCGATGCCGACCTGCTGGGGATCTTCGCCTGGGCGATCAACATCCCCCTCATCGTCGGGCTGCTCGCCACTCCGGTGGTCGTGCGCCGTACCGGGGGGATGTACCGGGTCAACATCGCCGGGTACGCCGTGGCGGTCCTCGGGCGCCTGGGCGTGGTCGTGGCCGCCTACATGGGCAGCATCCCCCTCATGCTCGCCTTCTCCGCCCTGGCCTCGATCGGGATGAGCCCGCTGCAGGGCACTCTCAATGCGCTCATCGCCGAGGCCTCCGAGCACACCCGGCTGCGCACCGGGCACCGCATTGACGGGCTGATGTTCTCCTGCACCTCCCTGGGGGTCAAGGTGGGCGGGGGGATCGGCACCGCCCTGTCCGGATGGCTCCTGGCGGCCAGTGGGTACATCGGTGGGGCTGAGGCCCAGCCGGCCTCGGCCATCCAGATGCTCTACGTCATGTACGTGTGGCTCCCCCTGGCCGCCACCGCCGTCATCCTGCTGCTTCTCTCCCGGCTCGACGTCGAGCGCGCCAACGCCGGGCTCAGGCAGCGGGAGGGCTCGGCGGGCTGA